Proteins encoded within one genomic window of Lepidochelys kempii isolate rLepKem1 chromosome 11, rLepKem1.hap2, whole genome shotgun sequence:
- the NDUFB3 gene encoding NADH dehydrogenase [ubiquinone] 1 beta subcomplex subunit 3 → MGHGHEHGHGKMELPDYKQWKIEGTPLQDVQEKLAKRGLRDPWIRNEAWRYMGGFAKPVTVMDVLTKGFKWGFVAFVVALGVEYTLFPPKKNGGHH, encoded by the exons ATGGGGCATGGACATGAGCATGGTCATGGGAAAATGGAACTCCCTGACTATAAACAATGGAAGATAGAGGGTACTCCACTACAGGATGTCCAAGAAAAACTGGCTAAGCGGGGTCTCAGAGACCCATGGATTCG CAATGAAGCATGGAGATATATGGGTGGCTTTGCAAAACCTGTCACTGTTATGGACGTTCTCACCAAAGGTTTCAAGTGGGGATTCGTAGCCTTTGTGGTAGCTCTTGGGGTTGAGTACACACTGTTCCCTCCGAAGAAAAATGGAGGACATCACTGA